A genomic region of Paenibacillus sp. PL2-23 contains the following coding sequences:
- a CDS encoding GNAT family N-acetyltransferase, producing the protein MSFQLRGLRLPDDYAAVAELLNEHLAEPTSAERLEADDKKLYEVGHTWKNEQGLLMGYDRSRCVAVTEEDDIIGFVWPWRAPWTEPGYVCLNLVVSRPYKGRGVGAALLRHAYEWGRSLGASALLTEVWDDDEDSLRFAVRRGFLVERQSFQSLLTLRDAVTVDDACNPHEALRAGGLRFFSLADEPGEETERRLYELSTATMRDIPGFLGDVPDFTQWKKWYLHVDGFTPELVLIAADGDRFVGLANVIHIAATNGMYHEYTCVDREYRGRGIALALKQQTIRNGKSRGADYIRTDNDSLNEPMLGINRKLGYVPLRGNYRIIATMEKLEEAMGGLEED; encoded by the coding sequence ATGAGCTTTCAATTACGAGGCTTGCGCTTGCCGGATGATTATGCCGCAGTCGCTGAGCTGCTGAATGAGCATCTGGCTGAACCAACTTCCGCTGAACGGCTGGAGGCGGACGATAAGAAGCTGTACGAGGTGGGGCACACATGGAAGAACGAGCAGGGCTTGTTGATGGGGTACGATCGGAGCCGGTGTGTGGCTGTGACCGAAGAGGATGACATCATCGGCTTCGTCTGGCCATGGCGCGCGCCATGGACGGAGCCTGGCTATGTATGCTTGAATTTGGTGGTCAGCCGGCCATACAAAGGTCGAGGCGTCGGAGCGGCCTTGCTCCGCCATGCATACGAATGGGGCAGAAGTCTTGGGGCCTCCGCCTTGCTGACTGAGGTGTGGGACGACGACGAGGACTCGCTTCGTTTTGCGGTCCGAAGAGGCTTTCTCGTGGAGCGACAATCCTTTCAATCTCTGTTAACCTTACGAGATGCCGTGACAGTGGACGACGCCTGCAATCCCCATGAGGCGCTGAGGGCCGGCGGTCTGCGGTTCTTCTCTCTCGCTGACGAGCCAGGCGAAGAAACGGAGCGCAGGCTCTACGAGCTGTCGACGGCCACGATGCGCGACATTCCGGGCTTCCTTGGCGATGTGCCGGACTTTACCCAATGGAAGAAATGGTATCTCCATGTAGACGGCTTCACGCCCGAGCTTGTCCTCATCGCTGCGGATGGAGACCGGTTCGTCGGCTTGGCGAACGTCATCCACATCGCCGCGACTAACGGGATGTACCATGAATACACCTGCGTCGACCGCGAGTACCGGGGCAGAGGGATCGCGTTGGCGCTGAAGCAGCAGACGATCCGGAACGGCAAGTCGCGAGGCGCGGATTATATCCGCACCGACAACGACTCCTTGAACGAGCCGATGCTGGGCATCAATCGTAAGCTGGGCTATGTGCCGCTCCGGGGCAACTACCGGATCATCGCGACGATGGAGAAGCTGGAGGAAGCCATGGGGGGTCTGGAGGAGGACTAA
- a CDS encoding Ig domain protein group 2 domain protein translates to MIRNPRFIKVLLSVALAFSLLPVGHASVLAEGPADPAPVLQPVGTPNGKSILFDNSHGQTAGAADWVIDGAFSAFGGALASAGYYVKEHRKAGPLVSGDLAGYDVFVIPEANIPFKTSEQQVLADYVEDGGSIFFIADHYNADRNKNRWDSSEIFNGYRRGAWANPAAGMSTEEASSSAMQGVASSDWLSEEFGMRIRYNALGNVNSGTIVAPSQAFGITSGVGTVTMHAGSTIAITDPNKAKGIVYMQTTNAAWPYAVDQGVYNGGGIAEGPYAAVAKKGLGKVAVIGDSSPVEDISPKYKREETGGTKTTYDGWYEMDNDVLLTNIMNWLATPESYTDLTQVSGLTLDSPTALLAMENPQTSTEPQAEPWSAPAAGYKWWDPSTFKEGSYGHTGTVTPPPPGDATETFETGVKGSYTIGTVQLESGSWTFDNALLGDMTTDKKLGTKAARVRAAGSIAMNFDITGGVQSVKVQHAHFGSDTGATWKLQKSVNGGSTWTDVSGTFASGSALAEQTIAVNESGNVRFKLVVGGTSGKRLNFDQFDIIQQPSEVLIEEFETGSKGAYAVGTVQLASGSWTFDNALLGDLTTDKKTGAKAARVRSVGSIAMNFDIAGGVTSVKVQHAHFGSDSGATWKLQKSVNGGSTWTDVSSSYASGSALTEQTIAVNESGSVRFKLVVSGTSGMRLNFEGFKVLR, encoded by the coding sequence ATGATTAGAAATCCACGCTTTATTAAGGTATTGCTGTCCGTCGCGTTAGCATTCAGCCTGCTGCCCGTTGGACATGCCTCCGTACTGGCAGAGGGACCGGCCGATCCGGCGCCTGTGCTTCAGCCGGTTGGTACGCCGAATGGAAAGTCTATCTTGTTCGACAACTCTCATGGGCAGACAGCAGGCGCGGCAGACTGGGTCATTGACGGGGCGTTCTCCGCTTTCGGCGGCGCTTTGGCATCCGCAGGGTATTATGTGAAGGAGCATCGCAAGGCGGGACCATTGGTCAGCGGCGATCTGGCTGGCTACGACGTATTTGTAATACCTGAAGCGAATATTCCATTCAAAACAAGCGAGCAGCAGGTGCTGGCCGATTACGTAGAGGACGGCGGCAGCATCTTCTTCATCGCCGATCATTATAATGCAGACCGCAACAAAAACCGCTGGGACTCATCCGAAATATTCAACGGCTACCGCCGCGGCGCGTGGGCTAACCCTGCGGCTGGCATGAGCACGGAGGAGGCTTCCTCCTCGGCTATGCAAGGCGTGGCAAGCTCGGATTGGCTGTCGGAGGAGTTCGGCATGCGAATTCGCTACAATGCGCTTGGCAATGTCAACTCCGGCACGATTGTCGCACCATCGCAAGCCTTCGGCATTACCTCCGGCGTTGGCACGGTGACGATGCATGCCGGCTCGACAATTGCGATTACGGACCCTAACAAAGCCAAGGGCATCGTCTATATGCAGACGACGAACGCGGCCTGGCCATATGCTGTAGACCAAGGCGTCTACAATGGCGGCGGCATAGCGGAAGGTCCGTATGCGGCAGTCGCGAAGAAGGGCCTCGGCAAGGTTGCTGTCATTGGCGATTCCTCGCCGGTTGAGGATATCTCGCCGAAATACAAGCGCGAGGAGACAGGCGGCACCAAAACGACTTATGACGGCTGGTACGAGATGGACAACGATGTGCTGCTGACGAACATCATGAACTGGCTGGCGACACCGGAGTCCTACACAGATTTGACGCAAGTATCAGGCTTGACGCTGGACAGCCCAACAGCGCTGCTGGCTATGGAGAATCCGCAGACCTCGACGGAGCCGCAGGCGGAGCCCTGGTCTGCTCCGGCAGCCGGCTACAAATGGTGGGATCCGTCCACCTTCAAGGAAGGCTCCTACGGCCATACGGGAACGGTAACGCCTCCGCCGCCAGGCGATGCGACAGAGACGTTCGAGACTGGCGTCAAAGGCTCCTACACGATTGGAACAGTTCAGCTGGAGAGCGGCTCCTGGACATTCGACAACGCTTTGCTCGGTGATATGACAACCGATAAGAAGCTGGGGACCAAGGCGGCTCGCGTAAGGGCGGCTGGCTCTATCGCGATGAACTTCGATATTACGGGCGGTGTGCAGAGCGTGAAGGTGCAGCATGCCCACTTTGGCTCCGACACCGGAGCGACGTGGAAGCTTCAGAAGTCCGTGAACGGCGGATCAACGTGGACGGATGTCAGCGGCACGTTCGCAAGCGGCTCGGCTCTTGCCGAGCAGACGATTGCGGTGAACGAAAGCGGCAATGTTCGGTTCAAGCTTGTGGTGGGCGGCACGTCTGGCAAACGTCTGAACTTTGATCAGTTCGACATTATCCAGCAGCCGTCGGAGGTGCTGATTGAGGAGTTCGAGACGGGCAGCAAGGGGGCGTACGCGGTTGGAACGGTTCAGCTTGCAAGCGGCTCTTGGACGTTCGACAACGCTTTGCTTGGCGATTTGACAACAGACAAGAAGACGGGAGCCAAGGCGGCCCGTGTACGGTCAGTTGGCTCCATTGCGATGAACTTCGATATTGCCGGCGGAGTAACCAGCGTGAAGGTACAGCATGCTCACTTTGGCTCCGACAGCGGGGCGACATGGAAGCTGCAGAAATCCGTGAACGGAGGCTCGACTTGGACGGACGTGAGCAGCTCGTACGCTAGCGGCTCTGCCCTGACGGAGCAGACGATTGCGGTGAACGAAAGCGGCAGCGTAAGATTTAAGCTTGTGGTGAGCGGCACCTCGGGCATGCGCCTGAACTTCGAAGGCTTTAAGGTTCTGCGCTAG
- the cyoD gene encoding cytochrome o ubiquinol oxidase subunit IV: MANHNASSGHGHGHDGHESHGSLKSYVIGFVLSIVLTIIPLVAVMNGMFSKQVTTVLILVMAILQFAVQLLFFMHLREEKKPRYNLISLIFGLVIMVTIVAGSIWIMTYNAVAT, encoded by the coding sequence ATGGCGAACCACAATGCTTCCTCCGGTCATGGACATGGGCATGATGGCCACGAAAGCCACGGCTCGCTCAAATCGTATGTCATCGGCTTCGTACTGTCGATCGTGCTGACGATCATTCCGCTTGTCGCGGTTATGAACGGCATGTTCAGCAAGCAGGTAACGACGGTGCTCATCCTCGTCATGGCGATTCTGCAGTTCGCGGTTCAGCTCCTCTTCTTCATGCATCTCCGGGAAGAGAAGAAGCCGCGCTACAACCTGATCTCCTTGATCTTCGGTCTCGTCATTATGGTGACGATCGTCGCGGGCTCGATCTGGATTATGACCTATAACGCTGTCGCCACTTAA
- the cyoC gene encoding cytochrome o ubiquinol oxidase subunit III: MAHAYQSHAGAHGHSAHGSHDGHHGHDHHDQEEMKTFGFWLFLITDVILFGTLFATFMVLRLNTAGGPTGAELIELPGIIASTFILLTSSFTSGVALLEMNRGNKKGLILWLIITALLGASFIYLEVTEFIHLVHEGATIGTSAYWSAFFTLVGTHGLHVTVGLVWMTALILQLRRRGITPVTKRKVNIISLYWHFLDVVWIFVFTIVYLMGVM, encoded by the coding sequence ATGGCACACGCATACCAATCGCATGCCGGCGCGCACGGGCACTCCGCGCACGGCTCGCACGACGGCCATCATGGCCATGACCATCATGACCAGGAAGAGATGAAGACGTTCGGCTTCTGGCTCTTCCTGATCACCGACGTTATTCTGTTCGGTACGCTGTTCGCAACCTTTATGGTCCTGCGCCTGAATACAGCAGGCGGTCCTACCGGCGCAGAGCTGATCGAGCTGCCGGGCATTATCGCCTCGACGTTTATCCTGCTCACGTCCAGCTTCACGAGCGGCGTCGCGCTGCTGGAGATGAACCGCGGCAACAAGAAGGGCCTTATTCTGTGGCTGATCATTACAGCTCTGCTCGGCGCGTCCTTTATCTATCTGGAGGTAACGGAGTTCATTCATCTTGTGCACGAGGGAGCCACGATCGGCACAAGCGCATATTGGTCCGCCTTCTTCACCCTGGTCGGTACGCACGGGCTGCACGTGACGGTTGGTCTGGTATGGATGACTGCGCTGATCCTTCAGCTGCGCCGCCGGGGCATTACTCCCGTAACGAAGCGCAAGGTCAATATCATCAGCTTGTACTGGCATTTCCTTGACGTCGTATGGATCTTCGTCTTCACGATTGTTTACTTGATGGGGGTGATGTAG